The following are encoded in a window of Mycobacterium sp. ELW1 genomic DNA:
- a CDS encoding NAD(+) synthase: protein MDFYSAYRHGFVRVAACTHHTVLADPAANAESVLRIARDNHDDSVAVTVFPELTLSGYSIEDILLQDSLLDAVEDALLEVVAASADLFGVLVVGAPLRYLHRIYNTAVVIHRGAVLGVVPKSYLPNYREFYERRQVAAGDDMAGTIRIGGADVPFGPDLLFTADDVSGLVLHVEICEDMFVPIPPSAEAALAGATVLANLSGSPITIGRAEDRKLLARSASARCLAAYIYAAAGEGESSTDLAWDGQTMIYENGRLLAESERFPKGERRSIADVDLDLLRSERLRMGTFDDNRRHHQDRLTSFRRIGFRLDPPSGDIGLMREVERFPFVPSDPLRLEQDCYEGYNIQVAGLEQRLRALNYPKLVIGVSGGLDSTHALIVAARAMDREGRPRSDILAFTLPGFATGERTKSNAIKLSQALGVTFSELDIRDTATLMLTEIGHPFSRGEKVYDVTFENVQAGLRTDYLFRIANQRGGIVLGTGDLSELGLGWSTYGVGDQMSHYNVNGGVPKTLIQHLIRWVISSGEFSDEVGEILQSVLDTEITPELVPTGEDEEIQSSEAKVGPYSLQDFSLFQVLRYGFRPSKIAFLAWHAWSDPAGGAWPPGFPEGKRPAYSLKEIRHWLSVFAQRYYSFSQFKRSALPNGPKVSHGGSLSPRGDWRAPSDMSARIWLAEIEQEIPED from the coding sequence CTACCGGCACGGGTTCGTGCGGGTCGCTGCCTGCACACACCACACGGTGCTGGCAGACCCCGCCGCCAACGCCGAGTCGGTGCTGCGGATCGCGCGGGACAACCACGATGACAGCGTCGCGGTGACGGTGTTCCCCGAGCTCACCTTGTCGGGCTACTCGATCGAGGACATCCTGCTGCAGGACTCGCTGCTCGACGCCGTTGAGGACGCCCTGCTCGAGGTGGTGGCGGCGTCGGCCGATCTGTTCGGCGTGCTGGTGGTCGGCGCGCCGCTGCGGTATCTGCATCGCATCTACAACACCGCGGTGGTCATCCACCGCGGGGCGGTGCTCGGGGTGGTGCCGAAGTCCTATCTGCCGAACTACCGCGAGTTCTACGAACGCCGTCAGGTCGCCGCCGGTGACGACATGGCGGGCACGATCCGCATCGGCGGTGCCGACGTGCCGTTCGGTCCTGACCTGTTGTTCACCGCCGACGACGTGTCCGGGCTGGTGTTGCACGTCGAGATCTGCGAGGACATGTTCGTCCCGATTCCGCCGAGCGCCGAGGCCGCGCTTGCGGGTGCGACGGTGTTGGCGAATCTGTCCGGCAGTCCGATCACGATCGGCCGGGCCGAGGACCGCAAGCTCCTGGCCCGTTCGGCATCGGCGCGCTGCCTGGCCGCCTACATCTACGCCGCGGCCGGCGAGGGGGAGTCCAGCACCGACCTGGCCTGGGACGGCCAGACGATGATCTACGAAAACGGCCGTCTGCTGGCCGAATCCGAGCGATTCCCGAAGGGGGAGCGACGCTCGATCGCCGACGTCGACCTGGACCTGTTGCGCTCTGAGCGGCTCCGGATGGGTACCTTCGACGACAATCGCCGCCACCATCAGGATCGGTTGACGTCGTTCCGGCGCATCGGGTTCCGCCTCGACCCGCCGAGCGGGGACATCGGATTGATGCGCGAGGTGGAGCGGTTCCCGTTCGTGCCGAGTGATCCGCTTCGGCTGGAGCAGGATTGCTACGAGGGCTACAACATTCAGGTCGCCGGTCTCGAGCAGCGGCTGCGTGCGCTGAACTATCCGAAGCTCGTGATCGGGGTGTCCGGCGGCCTGGACTCGACGCACGCCCTCATCGTGGCCGCCCGGGCGATGGACCGGGAAGGCCGCCCGCGCAGCGACATCCTGGCGTTCACCCTGCCCGGATTCGCCACCGGCGAGCGCACCAAGAGCAACGCGATCAAGCTGTCGCAGGCGTTGGGAGTCACGTTCTCCGAGTTGGATATTCGGGACACCGCCACGCTGATGCTGACGGAGATCGGGCACCCGTTCTCTCGCGGCGAGAAGGTGTACGACGTGACCTTCGAGAACGTGCAGGCGGGTCTGCGCACCGACTACTTGTTCCGGATCGCCAATCAGCGCGGCGGGATCGTCCTGGGCACCGGTGATCTCTCCGAACTCGGCCTGGGCTGGTCGACGTACGGCGTCGGCGATCAGATGTCGCATTACAACGTCAACGGCGGAGTACCCAAAACTCTTATCCAGCACCTGATCCGGTGGGTGATTTCGTCCGGAGAGTTCTCCGACGAGGTCGGCGAGATCCTGCAGTCGGTCCTCGACACCGAGATCACCCCCGAATTGGTGCCGACCGGTGAGGACGAGGAGATCCAGAGCAGCGAAGCCAAGGTCGGCCCGTACTCGCTTCAGGATTTCTCGCTGTTCCAGGTGTTGCGGTACGGCTTCCGGCCGTCCAAGATCGCGTTCCTGGCCTGGCACGCCTGGAGCGATCCCGCCGGCGGAGCCTGGCCACCGGGCTTCCCCGAAGGTAAGCGTCCGGCGTACTCGCTCAAGGAGATTCGGCACTGGCTGAGTGTCTTCGCGCAGCGCTACTACTCGTTCAGTCAGTTCAAGCGGTCGGCTCTGCCGAACGGGCCCAAGGTGTCGCACGGCGGGTCGCTGTCGCCGCGCGGTGATTGGCGGGCGCCGTCGGACATGTCGGCACGGATCTGGCTGGCCGAAATCGAGCAGGAGATTCCCGAGGACTGA
- a CDS encoding cation transporter has translation MTDALSATRRAQLGRRIRLLVAATITYNLVEAAVALTEGARVSSAALIGFGLDSLIEVSSAAAIAWQFAAKDPEAREKTALRIVAFSFFALAIYVTVDAILALAGQQEPRHSPIGIGLAAVSLAIMPLLSWAQRRAGRQLGSRSAVADSKQTLLCTYLSAVLLAGLLLNAVAGWWWADPIAALVIAGVAAREGREAWRGDDCCR, from the coding sequence ATGACCGACGCGCTATCCGCAACGCGCCGTGCGCAACTCGGGCGGCGGATCCGTCTATTGGTCGCCGCCACGATCACCTACAACCTCGTCGAAGCGGCCGTCGCGCTGACCGAGGGCGCCCGCGTCTCGTCGGCGGCGCTGATCGGCTTCGGGCTGGACTCGCTGATCGAGGTGTCCTCGGCGGCCGCGATCGCCTGGCAATTCGCCGCGAAAGACCCTGAGGCGCGTGAGAAGACCGCGCTGCGGATCGTCGCATTCTCATTCTTCGCGCTGGCGATCTATGTGACCGTCGACGCGATCCTGGCGCTGGCCGGGCAGCAGGAACCCCGGCACTCCCCGATCGGCATCGGACTGGCCGCCGTCAGCCTGGCGATCATGCCGCTGCTGTCCTGGGCCCAACGCAGGGCCGGCCGGCAACTCGGTTCGCGGTCGGCGGTGGCCGACTCCAAACAGACCCTGTTGTGCACCTACCTGTCGGCGGTGCTACTCGCCGGACTGCTGCTCAACGCGGTCGCCGGGTGGTGGTGGGCCGACCCGATCGCCGCCCTCGTCATCGCCGGTGTGGCGGCACGCGAAGGCCGCGAAGCATGGCGCGGGGACGACTGCTGCCGGTGA
- a CDS encoding metalloregulator ArsR/SmtB family transcription factor, which yields MQSVTHSDVLARFGAALSDPARAEILLLLRDSPGYPSDLAEKIGVSRQILSNHLACLRGCGLVVAEPEGRRSRYELADARIANALDDLIGLVLTVDPACCPAADDCC from the coding sequence ATGCAGAGCGTCACCCATAGCGATGTCCTCGCCCGGTTCGGCGCCGCGCTGTCCGATCCGGCGCGGGCGGAGATCCTCCTTCTGTTGCGGGACAGTCCCGGGTACCCGTCAGACCTGGCCGAGAAGATCGGCGTCTCACGTCAGATCCTGTCCAACCACCTGGCCTGCTTACGGGGCTGCGGACTGGTGGTGGCCGAACCCGAAGGGCGCCGAAGCCGCTACGAGTTGGCCGACGCCCGGATCGCCAACGCCCTCGACGATCTGATCGGGCTCGTGCTGACCGTCGACCCGGCGTGTTGCCCGGCCGCCGACGACTGCTGCTGA